A stretch of Elgaria multicarinata webbii isolate HBS135686 ecotype San Diego chromosome 5, rElgMul1.1.pri, whole genome shotgun sequence DNA encodes these proteins:
- the CREG2 gene encoding protein CREG2, translated as MPACCCRLQRRERATTCLSWLSWALWCSLIVAPAWGYVIVNSVSWSVTNEVEEELDSSSNEEVLPALLEDTTSIWKQSYPASVYKEEEMRSRPPGTGRSKQISSPSRMFSYRRESGKGSDSLDPQEQAARTARFLAHYNSWGFLATKSTQEKIQGTPFGNCLSISDGPTDNSTGIPFFYVTPKDNTVADLMKNSIASLTLLEAEGDFCRKTIVDPDDPRCARVTLTGQMATVPPEEMEFAKQALFSRHPVMRKWPRNYEWFFMKMNIEHVWLQNWYGGIATIALEEYFKAPSKT; from the exons ATGCCCGCGTGCTGCTGCCGGCTCCAGCGGAGGGAAAGAGCCACGACCTGcctctcctggctttcctgggcccTCTGGTGCAGCTTGATCGTGGCTCCGGCTTGGGGCTATGTGATCGTGAATTCGGTGTCCTGGTCGGTCACCAACGAGGTGGAAGAAGAGCTGGACAGCTCCTCCAACGAGGAGGTGCTCCCCGCGCTGCTTGAAGACACCACCAGCATCTGGAAGCAAAGCTACCCGGCCTCGGTGTACAAAGAAGAGGAGATGAGGTCCAGGCCGCCGGGGACGGGGCGATCGAAGCAAATCTCTTCTCCTTCCCGGATGTTTTCTTACCGGAGAGAGAGCGGCAAAGGCTCCGACAGCCTTGACCCTCAGGAGCAAGCAGCCAGGACGGCCCGCTTCCTGGCCCATTATAACAGCTGGGGCTTCTTGGCCACCAAATCCACCCAAGAAAAG ATCCAAGGAACACCATTTGGGAATTGCTTATCTATCAGTGATGGCCCCACAGATAATAGTACTGGAATTCCTTTCTTTTATGTGACTCCAAAGGACAACACAGTAGCTGATCTGATGAAAAATTCCATAGCTTCATTGACATTGCTAGAGGCAGAAGGAGATTTCTGCAG AAAAACAATAGTTGATCCTGATGATCCACGGTGTGCCAGAGTTACTCTTACAGGACAGATGGCTACAGTGCCCCCAGAAGAAATGGAATTTGCCAAGCAAGCATTGTTTTCTAG GCACCCAGTAATGAGAAAATGGCCTCGCAATTATGAATGGTTCTTTATGAAAATGAACATTGAACATGTCTGGCTTCAAAACTGGTATGGAGGAATTGCAACCATTGCACTGGAGGAATATTTCAAAGCTCCCAGTAAAACTTGA